One stretch of Streptomyces hygroscopicus DNA includes these proteins:
- a CDS encoding gamma-aminobutyraldehyde dehydrogenase: MTTELRRLRNYIDGAFRDAADGRTTEVVNPATGEPYATAPLSGAADVDAAMAAAEAAFPTWRDLVPGERQKALLKIADAFEARAEELIAAESENTGKPIGLTRDEEIPPMIDQIRFFAGAARMLEGRSAGEYMEGLTSIIRREPVGVCAQVAPWNYPMMMAVWKFAPALAAGNTVVIKPSDTTPASTVLIAEIIGGVLAELGHPQGVFNVICGDRETGRLMVEHSVPAMASITGSVRAGKQVAESASKDVKRVHLELGGKAPVVVFEDTDIPKAVEDISVAGFFNAGQDCTAATRVLVHESIHDEFVSALAKAAAETKTGAPDDEDALYGPLNNANQLAQVSGFIDRLPAHAKVEAGGHRVGDKGFFYAPTVVSGLKQDDEIIQNEVFGPVITVQPFSEEAQAISYANGVEYALASSVWTKDHARAMRMSKALDFGCVWINTHIPLVAEMPHGGFKKSGYGKDLSAYGFEDYTRIKHVMTSLG, translated from the coding sequence GTGACCACCGAACTGCGTCGTCTGCGCAACTACATTGACGGAGCGTTCCGGGACGCCGCGGACGGGCGGACCACGGAGGTGGTCAACCCGGCCACGGGCGAGCCCTACGCCACCGCGCCGCTGTCGGGCGCCGCGGACGTGGACGCGGCGATGGCCGCCGCCGAGGCCGCCTTCCCGACCTGGCGCGACCTGGTGCCCGGCGAGCGCCAGAAGGCACTGCTCAAGATCGCCGACGCGTTCGAGGCGCGGGCGGAGGAGCTGATCGCCGCCGAGTCCGAGAACACCGGCAAGCCGATCGGTCTCACGCGGGACGAGGAAATCCCGCCGATGATCGACCAGATCCGCTTCTTCGCGGGCGCGGCCCGGATGCTGGAGGGCCGCTCGGCCGGTGAGTACATGGAGGGGCTCACCTCGATCATCCGGCGTGAGCCGGTCGGGGTCTGTGCCCAGGTCGCACCGTGGAACTATCCGATGATGATGGCCGTATGGAAGTTCGCCCCGGCCCTCGCCGCGGGCAATACGGTCGTCATCAAGCCCTCGGACACCACCCCCGCCTCCACCGTGCTGATCGCCGAGATCATCGGCGGAGTGCTGGCGGAACTGGGCCATCCGCAGGGCGTCTTCAACGTGATCTGCGGCGACCGCGAGACCGGCCGGCTGATGGTCGAGCACTCCGTGCCCGCCATGGCGTCCATCACCGGCTCGGTGCGGGCCGGCAAGCAGGTCGCCGAGAGCGCCTCGAAGGACGTCAAGCGAGTGCATCTGGAGCTCGGCGGCAAGGCCCCCGTGGTCGTCTTCGAGGACACCGACATCCCCAAGGCGGTCGAGGACATCTCGGTCGCGGGCTTCTTCAACGCGGGCCAGGACTGTACGGCCGCCACCCGGGTGCTGGTCCACGAGTCGATCCACGACGAGTTCGTGAGCGCGCTCGCCAAGGCCGCCGCCGAGACCAAGACCGGCGCGCCCGACGACGAGGACGCGCTGTACGGGCCGTTGAACAACGCCAACCAACTGGCCCAGGTCTCCGGCTTCATCGACCGGCTCCCCGCCCACGCCAAGGTCGAGGCGGGCGGCCACCGGGTCGGCGACAAGGGCTTCTTCTACGCGCCCACCGTGGTCTCCGGACTCAAGCAGGACGACGAGATCATCCAGAACGAGGTCTTCGGCCCGGTCATCACCGTGCAGCCCTTCTCCGAGGAGGCGCAGGCGATCTCGTACGCCAACGGCGTGGAGTACGCGCTGGCCTCGTCGGTGTGGACCAAGGACCACGCCCGCGCGATGCGGATGTCCAAGGCCCTGGACTTCGGCTGTGTATGGATCAACACTCACATCCCGCTGGTCGCCGAGATGCCGCACGGCGGCTTCAAGAAGTCCGGCTACGGCAAGGACCTCTCCGCCTACGGCTTCGAGGACTACACCCGCATCAAGCACGTCATGACGTCGCTGGGCTGA
- a CDS encoding acetolactate synthase, with amino-acid sequence MPTAQRARHGGDLVVESLTALGASTVFGLPGQHALGAFDALRRSGLTYVGLRVENNAGFAADAFARVTGTVAPLLVSTGPGALMTLAALQESAAASAPVLAIGSQVPTAGLGGGRKGYLHELVDQKASFRDVVKSVHTVRTASQIPSAVAAAWASALEAPAGPVWLEIPQDVLLAPVSVPPVTSLRAEPRPLPPRPELTAEAARLLSAAERPVILAGGGVVRAGARQELRALAEALDAPVATTFGGKGAFPWDHPLSLQSWLEDAHTTEFLEDADVLLVVGSGLGELSSNYHTFRPRGRLVQIEADLGKLESNHPALGIHADAREALAALAEAVTPRPPGTAAKSAAGLLTRVRERIDAQGLELEQRVLDAVRDALPDDSPSFWDMTILSYWAWSAFDCRAGALHSAQGAGGLGYGFPAALGAAAADPGRPVLAVSGDGGAMYSIAELATAHQYRLPVTWLIVDDGGYGILREYMTDTFGEATATELSRPDFATLAESFGVPAVRTTPERLRADLAGALAAPGPSVVVLPALLRMFAPTHLDRLADGGPDDSPGPDQR; translated from the coding sequence ATGCCCACCGCACAGCGCGCGCGTCACGGCGGCGATCTCGTCGTGGAGTCCCTCACCGCGCTCGGGGCGAGCACCGTGTTCGGGCTTCCCGGGCAGCACGCTCTCGGGGCGTTCGACGCGCTGCGACGGTCCGGGCTCACCTATGTGGGACTGCGGGTGGAGAACAACGCCGGGTTCGCCGCCGACGCCTTCGCCCGTGTCACCGGCACGGTGGCACCGCTGCTGGTGTCCACCGGGCCGGGGGCGCTCATGACGCTCGCCGCGCTGCAGGAGTCGGCGGCGGCTTCCGCGCCTGTCCTGGCCATCGGCAGCCAGGTGCCGACCGCGGGGCTCGGCGGCGGGCGCAAGGGCTATCTCCATGAACTCGTCGACCAGAAGGCGTCGTTCCGCGACGTCGTCAAGTCCGTCCACACGGTCCGTACCGCCTCCCAGATCCCCTCCGCGGTCGCCGCCGCCTGGGCGTCCGCGCTGGAGGCCCCCGCCGGGCCGGTGTGGCTGGAGATCCCGCAGGACGTGCTGCTCGCACCGGTCTCCGTGCCGCCGGTGACCTCCCTGCGCGCCGAGCCCCGTCCGCTGCCGCCCCGGCCCGAGCTGACGGCGGAGGCCGCGCGGCTGCTGAGCGCCGCCGAGCGTCCGGTGATCCTGGCCGGGGGCGGAGTGGTGCGCGCCGGGGCGCGGCAGGAGCTGCGGGCTCTGGCCGAGGCGCTGGACGCGCCCGTGGCGACGACCTTCGGCGGCAAGGGCGCGTTCCCGTGGGATCATCCGCTCTCGCTCCAGTCCTGGCTGGAGGACGCGCACACCACCGAGTTCCTGGAGGACGCCGACGTCCTGCTGGTCGTCGGCTCCGGACTGGGCGAACTCTCCTCCAACTACCACACGTTCCGCCCGCGCGGCCGCCTGGTCCAGATCGAGGCCGACCTCGGCAAGCTGGAGTCCAACCATCCGGCCCTCGGCATCCACGCCGACGCCCGCGAGGCGCTGGCCGCCCTCGCCGAGGCCGTCACGCCGCGCCCGCCGGGCACGGCGGCCAAGTCCGCGGCCGGGCTGCTCACCCGGGTGCGGGAGCGGATCGACGCGCAAGGTCTGGAGCTGGAGCAGCGGGTGCTGGACGCGGTGCGGGACGCGCTGCCCGATGACTCCCCCAGCTTCTGGGACATGACGATCCTCTCCTACTGGGCCTGGTCGGCCTTCGATTGCCGTGCGGGCGCCCTGCACTCGGCGCAGGGCGCGGGCGGTCTCGGCTACGGCTTCCCCGCCGCCCTCGGGGCCGCCGCCGCTGATCCCGGCCGGCCGGTGCTGGCCGTGTCGGGTGACGGCGGGGCGATGTACTCGATCGCCGAACTCGCCACCGCCCACCAGTACCGGCTCCCCGTCACCTGGCTGATCGTGGACGACGGCGGCTACGGCATCCTGCGCGAGTACATGACGGACACGTTCGGCGAGGCGACCGCCACCGAGCTGTCCCGCCCGGACTTCGCCACGCTGGCCGAGTCCTTCGGCGTCCCGGCGGTCCGTACCACACCCGAGCGGCTGCGCGCGGACCTCGCCGGCGCCCTCGCGGCCCCCGGGCCGTCGGTCGTGGTGCTGCCCGCGCTGCTGCGGATGTTCGCGCCCACCCACCTCGACCGGCTCGCCGACGGCGGCCCCGATGACAGCCCCGGACCCGATCAGCGCTGA
- a CDS encoding membrane protein, with translation MLSLRLIRGARPSVLLRRALVTVAAAGASFLLLSALGFASGHPADSQGAVGRLLWCLVPLAATVHLAVAVGRADPSTGPGPGFAAAGLGPARAALLAAVSMAAACALGGVLALLVFLHLRGDLGSWLDWAGSGADGRQLGGGRPLPLAGTVTLLAVVPVLVGAACAAGLWPRQPRAGHQPAREPRGARRPAVPAPPTVVTGPVAPWPHRATSGLPWGIALTAAGLALQAYASGDAPPHPDALLAVPGRLGGNPLGVVGGWALAALGLVLAGPGLTHLCGRLLAIGRPGVLRLLAGRMLQQEAGLIGRPLGALCALASAGYTVLELYGRASGPSGAHAFGPLTGLGAALVTLCAAATTLTAAVEARSARERTTAALLRLGAPARLLHGAAALRATALLALLVPLVWVVAHLTAMPFRR, from the coding sequence GTGCTCAGCCTCCGTCTGATCCGCGGTGCCCGCCCATCGGTGCTGCTGCGGCGGGCGCTGGTCACCGTCGCGGCGGCGGGCGCGAGCTTTCTGCTGCTGAGCGCCCTCGGGTTCGCCTCGGGCCATCCGGCCGACTCGCAGGGCGCGGTGGGGCGGCTGCTGTGGTGCCTCGTGCCACTGGCCGCGACCGTCCATCTGGCCGTCGCCGTGGGCCGCGCCGACCCCAGCACCGGGCCGGGCCCCGGTTTCGCCGCGGCCGGGCTCGGCCCCGCCCGTGCGGCACTGCTCGCGGCGGTCTCGATGGCGGCCGCCTGCGCGCTCGGCGGTGTGCTGGCGCTGCTGGTCTTCCTGCATCTGCGCGGCGACCTCGGATCCTGGCTGGACTGGGCCGGAAGCGGGGCGGACGGCCGGCAGCTCGGCGGCGGTCGGCCGCTGCCCCTGGCCGGCACCGTGACGCTGCTCGCCGTCGTCCCCGTGCTGGTGGGCGCGGCGTGTGCGGCCGGACTGTGGCCCCGGCAGCCGCGGGCCGGACACCAGCCGGCCCGCGAACCACGAGGCGCCCGCCGCCCGGCGGTCCCGGCCCCGCCCACCGTCGTGACGGGGCCGGTCGCGCCCTGGCCCCACCGGGCCACCTCCGGCCTCCCGTGGGGCATCGCCCTGACCGCGGCCGGACTCGCCCTGCAGGCATACGCGAGCGGCGACGCTCCCCCGCACCCCGACGCCCTGCTCGCCGTGCCGGGCCGGCTCGGCGGCAACCCGCTCGGTGTGGTGGGCGGCTGGGCGCTGGCGGCGCTCGGGCTGGTGCTGGCCGGGCCCGGCCTCACCCATCTGTGCGGCAGGCTGCTGGCCATCGGGCGGCCCGGCGTGCTGCGGCTGCTGGCCGGGCGCATGCTCCAGCAGGAGGCCGGTCTTATCGGACGTCCGCTCGGCGCGCTGTGCGCCCTGGCCTCCGCCGGATACACCGTCCTGGAGCTGTACGGAAGGGCCTCCGGGCCGTCCGGCGCCCATGCCTTCGGCCCGCTCACCGGTCTGGGCGCGGCACTGGTCACGCTGTGCGCCGCGGCCACCACCCTGACCGCGGCCGTGGAGGCGAGGAGCGCGCGCGAGCGCACAACGGCCGCGCTGCTCCGCCTCGGCGCACCGGCCCGGCTGCTCCACGGGGCGGCCGCGCTGCGCGCGACGGCCCTGCTGGCGCTGCTGGTGCCGCTGGTGTGGGTGGTGGCGCATCTCACGGCGATGCCGTTCCGCCGCTGA
- a CDS encoding AsnC family transcriptional regulator, which translates to MRVVATPDKNGTTLDSVSLAIIEQLQEDGRRPYAAIGKAVGLSEAAVRQRVQKLLDQGVMQIVAVTDPLTVGFRRQAMVGINVEGDLDPVADALTAMDEVEYVVVTAGSFDLLIEIVCEDDDHLLEMINKRIRTLPGVRSTESFVYLKLRKQTYTWGTR; encoded by the coding sequence GTGAGGGTCGTGGCCACACCTGACAAGAACGGCACGACCCTCGACTCCGTATCCCTGGCGATCATCGAGCAGCTCCAGGAAGACGGCCGCCGGCCGTACGCCGCCATCGGAAAGGCCGTGGGGCTCTCCGAGGCCGCCGTGCGGCAGCGCGTACAGAAGCTGCTCGACCAGGGCGTGATGCAGATCGTCGCCGTCACCGATCCTCTCACCGTGGGGTTCCGGCGGCAGGCGATGGTCGGCATCAACGTCGAGGGCGATCTCGACCCGGTCGCGGACGCGCTGACCGCCATGGACGAGGTCGAGTACGTGGTCGTCACCGCGGGCTCCTTCGATCTCCTGATCGAGATCGTCTGCGAGGACGACGATCACCTCCTCGAAATGATCAACAAGCGGATCCGCACGCTGCCCGGTGTGCGCTCCACCGAGAGCTTCGTCTACCTCAAGCTCCGGAAGCAGACCTATACCTGGGGAACGAGATAG
- a CDS encoding ABC transporter ATP-binding protein, with product MVAPPDDDMLAARTVSYAYGGSPALLGVSLGAREGEILAVTGPRGCGKTTLLSCLAGQLVPDGGEVWFKGVPVHSLPPLGLERLRRDHFGWIGTEPHLVPELTAWENAALALMLRGTGRRAAKSAASEWLDRLDVGECARVRPAALLQSQRQRVAIARALAAGPSVLFADEPTAPLHQADRAQVLRTLTSAARSHGITVVLATHDQEVATLADRTVALLDGRRVGSDPSEAEGRAACSASV from the coding sequence ATGGTGGCTCCGCCGGACGACGACATGCTCGCGGCACGCACCGTGTCGTATGCCTACGGCGGCTCACCCGCCCTCCTCGGGGTCTCCCTCGGCGCCCGAGAGGGCGAGATCCTCGCCGTCACCGGTCCGCGGGGCTGCGGCAAGACCACCCTCCTCAGCTGCCTGGCGGGCCAACTCGTCCCGGACGGCGGGGAGGTGTGGTTCAAGGGCGTCCCCGTGCACAGCCTTCCTCCACTCGGTCTCGAACGGCTGCGGCGCGACCACTTCGGCTGGATCGGCACCGAACCCCATCTCGTCCCCGAGCTCACCGCCTGGGAGAACGCCGCGCTCGCCCTGATGCTGCGCGGCACCGGGCGGCGCGCCGCGAAGAGCGCCGCGTCCGAGTGGCTGGACCGGCTCGACGTCGGCGAATGCGCCCGGGTGCGGCCCGCCGCACTGCTGCAGTCGCAGCGCCAGCGGGTCGCCATCGCTCGTGCCCTGGCCGCCGGGCCGAGCGTGCTCTTCGCCGACGAGCCCACCGCCCCGCTGCACCAGGCCGACCGCGCCCAGGTGCTGCGCACCCTCACCTCGGCGGCCCGCTCCCACGGCATCACCGTCGTCCTCGCGACTCATGACCAGGAGGTGGCCACCCTCGCCGACCGCACCGTCGCCCTGCTCGACGGGCGCCGGGTGGGCTCGGACCCCTCCGAGGCGGAAGGCAGGGCCGCGTGCTCAGCCTCCGTCTGA
- a CDS encoding sodium:solute symporter yields MTAVDYTVIVVYLAGMLALGWWGMRRTTSTSDFLVAGRRLGPFMYSGTMAAIVLGGASTIGGVGLGYQYGLSGAWMVIAIGLGLLALSVFFSARIARLKVYTVSQMLDLRYGGSSGLISGIVMWGYTLMLAVTSTIAYATIFDVIFGLDRVIAIVLGGAIVVCYSTLGGMWSITLTDMVQFVVKTVGVLLLLLPIAVVKAGGFGAMKSELPHGYFSPMGIGGQTVFTYVLIYSFGMLIGQDIWQRVFTARDDKVARRGGTAAGTYCLAYAVAGAVIGTAARVLYPKLDAPDDAFATIVKDSLPVGVKGLVLAAALSAVMSTSSGALIACATVANNDIWARLRGRTLRTAGGSHDEVGGNRVFILIMGIAVIGISVALNNVVEALTVAYNVLVGGLLMPILGGLLWKRGTGAGALASVGIGGLTVIALMGWKGILANEPIYFGLLASLVAYVAVSLATKPTDAAILDAWRRRLAGEPATPASETTPATAGA; encoded by the coding sequence ATGACCGCTGTCGACTACACCGTGATCGTCGTCTATCTCGCGGGCATGCTCGCGCTCGGCTGGTGGGGGATGCGCCGCACCACGTCCACCAGCGACTTCCTCGTCGCGGGCCGGCGGCTGGGGCCGTTCATGTACTCCGGGACGATGGCCGCGATCGTGCTCGGCGGCGCGTCCACCATCGGCGGCGTCGGGCTCGGCTACCAGTACGGGCTCTCCGGCGCCTGGATGGTCATCGCCATCGGCCTGGGGCTGCTGGCGCTGTCGGTCTTCTTCTCGGCGCGCATCGCCCGCCTCAAGGTCTACACGGTCAGCCAGATGCTGGATCTGCGCTACGGCGGCTCCTCCGGGCTGATCTCGGGCATCGTGATGTGGGGCTACACCCTGATGCTCGCGGTCACCTCGACCATCGCCTACGCCACCATCTTCGACGTGATCTTCGGCCTGGACCGGGTCATCGCCATCGTGCTCGGCGGGGCGATCGTGGTCTGTTACTCGACGCTCGGCGGCATGTGGTCGATCACCCTCACCGACATGGTGCAGTTCGTGGTCAAGACGGTGGGCGTGCTGCTCCTGCTGCTGCCGATCGCGGTGGTGAAGGCGGGCGGCTTCGGCGCGATGAAGTCCGAACTTCCCCACGGCTACTTCTCCCCCATGGGCATCGGCGGCCAGACCGTCTTCACCTATGTGCTCATCTACTCCTTCGGCATGCTGATCGGCCAGGACATCTGGCAGCGGGTCTTCACCGCCCGCGATGACAAGGTGGCCCGCCGCGGCGGCACCGCGGCCGGTACGTACTGCCTGGCCTACGCGGTCGCGGGCGCGGTCATCGGCACGGCGGCGAGGGTGCTGTACCCCAAGCTGGACGCCCCGGACGACGCGTTCGCGACCATCGTCAAGGACTCCCTCCCGGTGGGCGTGAAGGGGCTGGTGCTGGCCGCCGCGCTGTCCGCGGTGATGTCCACCTCCTCGGGCGCGCTCATCGCCTGCGCGACGGTGGCCAACAACGACATCTGGGCCCGGCTGCGCGGCCGTACGCTCCGTACGGCCGGTGGCTCCCACGACGAGGTCGGCGGCAACCGTGTCTTCATCCTCATCATGGGTATCGCCGTGATCGGCATCTCCGTCGCGCTCAACAACGTCGTCGAGGCGCTGACCGTCGCCTACAACGTGCTGGTCGGCGGATTGCTGATGCCGATCCTGGGCGGGCTGTTGTGGAAGCGCGGCACGGGCGCGGGCGCCCTGGCCTCGGTCGGTATCGGCGGCCTTACGGTCATCGCGCTGATGGGGTGGAAGGGCATCCTCGCCAACGAACCCATCTACTTCGGGCTGCTGGCCTCGCTGGTGGCGTATGTGGCGGTCAGCCTCGCCACCAAGCCGACCGACGCGGCGATCCTCGACGCCTGGCGGCGCCGACTCGCCGGTGAACCGGCCACCCCCGCCTCCGAGACCACCCCGGCCACCGCGGGCGCCTGA
- a CDS encoding adenosine deaminase codes for MTDLTTFIAGLPKAELHVHHVGSASPRIVAELAARHPDSKVPTDPEALAEYFVFRDFAHFIEIYLSVVDLIRDAEDVRLLTYEIARDMARQNIRYAELTVTPYSSTRRGIPDTAFVEAIEDARKAAESEFGTVLRWCFDIPGEAGLEAAEETARIACELRPEGLVGFGLGGPEIGVPRPQFKPYFDRAIAAGLRSVPHAGETTGPQTIWDALIELRAERIGHGTSAVQDPKLLAHLAEHRIPLEVCPTSNLATRAVATLDEHPLKQMVDAGVIVTINSDDPPMFGTDLNTEYQVAARLLDLDAVGVAALAKNAVEASFLDAEGKARLAAEIDAYTAVAGR; via the coding sequence TTGACCGATCTGACCACCTTCATCGCCGGGCTGCCCAAGGCGGAGCTCCATGTGCACCACGTGGGGTCGGCGTCCCCGCGCATCGTGGCCGAACTGGCCGCCCGGCACCCCGACTCCAAGGTGCCCACCGACCCCGAGGCCCTCGCCGAGTACTTCGTCTTCCGGGACTTCGCGCACTTCATCGAGATCTATCTCTCCGTGGTGGACCTGATCCGCGACGCCGAGGACGTCCGGCTGCTGACCTACGAGATCGCCCGCGACATGGCCCGGCAGAACATCCGCTACGCCGAGCTGACCGTCACCCCCTACAGCTCGACCCGGCGCGGCATCCCGGACACCGCCTTCGTCGAGGCGATCGAGGACGCCCGTAAGGCGGCCGAGTCGGAGTTCGGCACGGTGCTGCGCTGGTGCTTCGACATTCCCGGCGAGGCCGGTCTCGAGGCCGCCGAGGAGACCGCCCGGATCGCCTGTGAGCTGCGCCCCGAGGGGCTGGTCGGCTTCGGCCTCGGCGGCCCGGAGATAGGGGTGCCGCGCCCTCAGTTCAAGCCGTACTTCGACCGCGCCATCGCCGCCGGGCTGCGCAGCGTGCCGCATGCGGGCGAGACCACCGGACCGCAGACGATCTGGGACGCCCTCATCGAGCTGCGGGCCGAGCGCATCGGCCATGGCACCAGCGCCGTCCAGGACCCGAAGCTGCTCGCCCATCTCGCGGAGCATCGCATTCCGTTGGAGGTCTGCCCGACCTCCAACCTCGCCACGCGCGCCGTCGCCACGCTCGATGAGCACCCCCTGAAGCAGATGGTCGATGCCGGGGTGATCGTCACGATCAACAGCGACGACCCGCCGATGTTCGGCACCGACCTCAACACCGAGTACCAGGTCGCGGCCCGGCTGCTCGACCTGGACGCGGTGGGCGTCGCGGCCCTGGCGAAGAACGCCGTCGAGGCGTCCTTCCTGGACGCCGAGGGCAAGGCGCGGCTCGCCGCGGAGATCGACGCCTACACGGCGGTCGCGGGCCGATGA
- a CDS encoding regulatory protein, which translates to MNDRVPPTAPVPLATLLGHPALGLRQVAGAREADTPVYFVHTSEMEDPVPYLLGGELLLSAGVHCPEAAGAGTYWDRYVARTVQAGAAALGFGIAPVHDTVPRALVEACDRHGLPLVEVPRQTTFTAVASAVWDAMAERRHHELRSVTEAQQSLATAAARPHPVPAVLRQLGQHLGAWTVLYGPDGAELAAAGPRPSREVRTALGALAARLRSGPSSAAGRAAGAAGEELQLTAYGLGGPAGPEDRLALGVCAPRRDGADGAIVGVAVVLLSLLTARRVVGAEAERTAALVRLMLGAEPARVAGLLSRSPGQAGTPSDTRSGPPEGGGLWTVVHGRRRGRGRDDGLLATAALAAGLGTPLVDLDGDALCALVPGEGEVRAQPGWTLGVGAPVPAAELPRGGADAARALRRAVAERVPLVRHGPARAGGVVSLVDPAEAGAHGRALLAPLDGAPALLETVRVWLSLHGSWDRTAVALEVHRNTVRQRIARAEALLDVDLGDADVRMELWFALKWA; encoded by the coding sequence ATGAACGACCGCGTACCCCCGACGGCCCCCGTCCCCCTCGCCACCCTCCTCGGCCACCCCGCCCTCGGGCTGCGGCAGGTCGCGGGGGCGCGCGAGGCGGACACGCCCGTGTACTTCGTCCACACCAGCGAAATGGAGGACCCCGTCCCGTATCTGCTGGGCGGCGAGCTGCTGCTCAGCGCGGGGGTGCACTGCCCGGAGGCGGCGGGCGCCGGCACCTACTGGGACCGCTATGTGGCCCGTACGGTCCAGGCGGGCGCGGCGGCGCTCGGCTTCGGCATCGCGCCGGTGCACGACACGGTGCCCCGCGCGCTGGTCGAGGCGTGCGACCGGCATGGGCTGCCGCTGGTCGAGGTGCCGCGGCAGACGACCTTCACGGCCGTCGCGAGCGCCGTCTGGGACGCGATGGCCGAGCGCCGCCACCATGAGCTGCGGAGCGTCACCGAGGCACAGCAGTCGCTGGCGACGGCCGCGGCGCGCCCGCACCCCGTACCGGCCGTGCTGCGGCAGCTGGGCCAGCACCTCGGGGCGTGGACGGTGCTCTACGGCCCGGACGGCGCGGAACTGGCGGCCGCGGGGCCGCGCCCGTCGCGGGAGGTCCGTACGGCGCTTGGCGCGCTCGCGGCGCGGCTGCGCTCGGGCCCGTCCTCGGCGGCGGGCAGGGCGGCCGGCGCGGCCGGTGAGGAGCTGCAGCTGACCGCGTACGGGCTGGGCGGCCCGGCCGGGCCGGAGGACCGGCTCGCACTCGGCGTCTGCGCTCCCCGGCGGGACGGCGCGGACGGGGCGATCGTGGGGGTGGCCGTGGTGCTGCTGTCGCTGCTGACGGCGCGGCGGGTGGTCGGGGCCGAGGCCGAGCGCACGGCGGCGCTGGTACGGCTGATGCTCGGCGCCGAACCGGCACGGGTGGCCGGACTGCTGAGCCGCTCGCCGGGGCAGGCGGGGACGCCCTCCGATACGCGATCCGGGCCCCCGGAGGGCGGCGGGCTGTGGACCGTGGTGCACGGGCGGCGGCGCGGCCGCGGCCGGGACGACGGACTGCTGGCCACGGCGGCGCTCGCGGCCGGGCTCGGGACGCCGCTGGTCGACCTCGACGGGGACGCGCTGTGCGCCCTCGTGCCGGGTGAGGGGGAGGTACGGGCGCAGCCCGGCTGGACCCTGGGCGTCGGGGCGCCGGTACCCGCCGCGGAGCTGCCGCGTGGCGGCGCCGACGCCGCCCGTGCGCTACGGCGGGCCGTCGCCGAGCGGGTGCCGCTGGTGCGGCACGGCCCGGCCCGCGCGGGCGGCGTCGTCTCGCTGGTGGACCCGGCCGAGGCGGGGGCGCACGGCCGGGCTCTGCTCGCGCCGCTCGACGGCGCACCGGCGCTGCTGGAGACGGTGCGGGTGTGGCTGTCACTGCACGGCAGCTGGGACCGTACGGCGGTAGCACTGGAGGTGCACCGCAATACGGTCCGTCAGCGGATCGCCCGCGCCGAGGCCCTGCTGGATGTGGACCTGGGCGACGCGGACGTCCGGATGGAGCTGTGGTTCGCCCTTAAGTGGGCGTGA
- a CDS encoding glycerophosphodiester phosphodiesterase → MRAAGARCVPVGHRGDPYVCRENTLPSIRSAVRAGAGAVEIDVRLTRDGVPVLLHDATLKRLWGRDRPLSGLTADEVRQLTGGGVPTLREALACAGSTRLLIDLPDASAAPAAVAEVRESGAGDQVYYCGALAALHAVRRAEPHAEIALTWTTLAPPGPALLAALRPRWLNYRFGLVSRELVARHHADGLLVSAWTADTRRSMSRLLRAGVDGITTNRVGALAALLLSG, encoded by the coding sequence ATGAGGGCGGCGGGGGCGCGATGCGTCCCGGTCGGCCACCGCGGCGACCCGTATGTGTGCCGCGAGAACACCCTGCCCTCCATCCGCTCCGCGGTGCGCGCGGGGGCGGGCGCGGTCGAGATCGACGTACGGCTGACCCGGGACGGTGTGCCGGTGCTGCTCCACGACGCCACGCTGAAGCGGCTGTGGGGCCGGGACCGGCCGCTGTCCGGGCTGACCGCCGACGAGGTGCGGCAACTGACCGGCGGGGGCGTCCCGACCCTGCGCGAGGCCCTCGCATGCGCCGGCTCCACCCGGCTGCTGATCGATCTGCCGGACGCGTCGGCCGCACCCGCCGCCGTCGCCGAGGTGCGGGAGAGCGGGGCGGGCGACCAGGTGTATTACTGCGGCGCCCTGGCCGCCCTGCACGCCGTGCGCCGCGCGGAACCGCACGCCGAGATAGCGCTGACCTGGACCACGCTCGCCCCGCCGGGTCCGGCGCTGCTGGCGGCGCTGCGACCCCGGTGGCTCAACTACCGCTTCGGGCTGGTCTCCCGGGAGCTGGTCGCCCGCCATCACGCCGACGGGCTGCTGGTCTCCGCCTGGACCGCCGACACCCGGCGGTCGATGTCCCGGCTGCTGCGGGCGGGCGTCGACGGCATCACCACCAACCGGGTCGGCGCCCTGGCGGCACTTCTGCTCAGCGGCTGA
- a CDS encoding membrane protein, translated as MSSAMPGPPQDPYDPQANPYATPPPPAQPPQYPGAGYPAAPPVYPGAAGMPMRLNNGMGTAALVCGIVGLVCGITYFLWVFAVILGILAIIFGAIGKGKAGRGQANNGGSATAGLVCGIIGMVLPVIYVAAVDAAIDSIF; from the coding sequence ATGTCCAGCGCCATGCCCGGCCCGCCGCAGGATCCGTACGACCCCCAGGCCAATCCCTACGCCACGCCCCCGCCGCCGGCCCAGCCACCGCAGTACCCCGGAGCCGGCTACCCCGCCGCGCCGCCCGTCTACCCGGGGGCGGCCGGGATGCCGATGCGGTTGAACAACGGCATGGGCACGGCCGCGCTGGTCTGCGGCATCGTCGGCCTGGTCTGCGGGATCACCTACTTCCTGTGGGTCTTCGCGGTCATCCTCGGCATTCTGGCGATCATCTTCGGCGCCATAGGCAAGGGGAAGGCCGGCCGGGGTCAGGCGAACAACGGAGGCTCGGCCACCGCCGGTCTGGTCTGCGGAATCATCGGCATGGTGCTCCCGGTGATCTACGTCGCGGCGGTGGACGCCGCCATCGACTCCATCTTCTAG